The Candidatus Beckwithbacteria bacterium sequence GTTCTAAGTGATTCAGATATCTGACTTTGCTCTTGATGATCTATTACTATGTAACCCATATCAAAAACAGTAAAAACAAGATTATGAATACTACCATCGACTTCTAAAGACCAAGGAAATTCATCAAACCTAACTGTATCAACTGTAGGAGCTTCATTCATATCTTTATTTTTAAGATAATTATGTATTCGCCAATAAGTTATATGATAATATGAAAGAGTAACATGTAAAAATGTAATTTTTAGAAAAGGAGATTTTTATGAAAAAGATAAGCTATTTTTGGATTCTAGCCATCAGTTGTTTGATGTTGGCTTCATGTGATGTAATTGTCAATATGACTCCAAAAGCGGCTTCAGATGCAAATGAATCAGCAGCTAAAGCAACTCCCGCTCCCAGCTCAACCCCAGAAGAAGTTACTTTTGAAGATGAACAAGCTCAAGATGATGAGCAGCCTGGTGAAGAGGCTCGAATGGAAACTAAGCAACAAGTTGCCCAAATAGCTCTGACTCAAGCCATGGCTCAGCTTCATAATAAAGTCTATGATGATGTGAATCTAACTATTGGCAAATTTGATGGTGACTATGCTTCTGGTGGAGTTAAATTTGCTGGGGAAATGGGTGGTGGTTGGTTTTTAGGAGCTAAAGAAAATGGAGCTTGGGTTATTGTTCAAGATGGTAATGGTACTATTTCTTGTCAAAAAACTGACCCCTACAACTTTCCGGTAGATATGGTGCCAGAGTGTTATGATGAAGTAACTATGCAGATAGTACAAAGATAAATATATATGAATACTATTTCTCAAGAAGGTCAAAAACCAATTGGTTTTGAAGGTTCTGCAGTAAGTAGTGAAATACAAGATTTATTAGCAAAACTTCTTTTTGTGAGTGACCCTAAAGAAAGAACAGCTATTTCGCAAGAAATTGAAAGATTAAAACAATCACCAGAAGCTCAAAAGGACGCACAAAGACAATTTGAAGCTTCTAAGTTGGAATAGATTTATAAGAGCCGCGCAACACGCGGCCCCTTATTATCACCTCTACTTTACTGTCACACTTTTTGCCAAATTTCTAGGTTTGTCCGGATCAGCCCCTCGTTCTAAACCCAAGTAATAGCCAAGTAATTGCCCCACCATAATATTGCCAAAAACACTCAACTCGCCTAAGTCTGGGGTTTGGATCCAAGTATCAAACTCAACTGAGTTTTTAGGGCCAACGCCAATTACTTGCCCACCCCTAGCTTTAACTTGAGCTGCTGAAGAGCAAATTTCACTGAAGTACTGATCAAAATTAGCCAAGACAAAAATCGGGGTGCCTTTTTCAATCAGACTAATAACTCCATGCTTGAGCTCACCGGCTGCAAAAGCCTCTGCATGGATGTAGCTGGTTTCTTTAATTTTTAAAGCAAATTCCAAAGCAGCTGGATAATTTAAATCTTTGCCGATCACAAAAATATGGTGGTTTTTTGCTAGTTTTTTAGCTAAGCTTTGCAATTGATTCATCTGCTTTGCCTGCAAAAATGAGCTAATTTTAGAAAAGTCAGATAGCTGAAATTTTCCGTTTAAATACTGAGTAATTCTAACCATATGAGCTAGTTGCGAGGTAAAGGCTTTAGTTGAAACTACAGCTATCTCTGGTCCAGCAGCTACTGGAATAGTCAAATCAGCTAGACGTTGCAAAGTTGAACCTTGAGCATTAACTAAAGCAATTACTTTAGCACCCTTCTTTTTGGCGGCTTTAATTGCCAGAAGTACATCAGCAGTTTCACCACTTTGAGAAAAAGCTATAATCACGCTTTTTTCAGTAGTAAAGTCTAAAAAAGACCGACACTCATGTGCCATATAAGCTCTACCAAAGGCACCTTGTTTGGCTAGTAAATACTCTCCTAGCAGTGCGCAATGATAAGCGGTGCCACAGCCAGTTAGCAATACTTGATCAGCTTTTTTAATTTGCTGGGCTGCGAGCTGATAAGTTTTACCTTCAGATTTGGCAATTTTTGGCAAAATCGTAGCCTGTTCGTTCACTTCTTTGATAAAAAAATGCCGGTAGCCTTCTTTAGCAATTTTTTGGTTGCCCAGGTGATTTGCCTGCTTTTTCTTTTGGATTGGTTTTTTATCAGCCACTTTAAAGTAAACAACTTCGTTTTCAGATATAACTACAGCTTCACCATCATCCAAGTAAACTACCTCTTTAGCTTTGCCAGCTAAGGCATTTTGATCAGAAGCCAAAAACTGCTCTTTACCATTAATTCCGAGTAGCAAGGGCGAGCCATCACGGCAGCCAATCAGCTGCTTACTTTGAGTATCAAAAACCACAATAGCATTGGAACCTTGCAGCTTGATAAAACTTTCCAAAGTAGCTGTAACAAAATCAGGTTTATGTTTAAGCTGTTCCTCAATCAAATGAGCAATGACTTCAGTATCTGATTGGGATGTGAAGTTATGACCTTGTTTTTCCAACCCTGCTTTCAGCTGGTTGTAATTTTCAACCATGCCGTTGTGCACTACTGCAATCCGGCCCCTACAATCAAAATGCGGATGAGCATTCGTTATGGTTACCCCACCATGAGTAGCCCAACGGGTATGACCTAAAGCAATGTGACCTTGAGGATATTTAGTTTCGGCTTGACCAATTTTGCCCACATGCTTTTCATACTTTAGTTTTCCATTTTGTAAAACTGCTAAACCCCAAGAGTCATAACCCCGATATTCCAAGGCCTTAAGGCCAGTCAAAACCGTTTGGCCAGCTTGACTTTTTGAATCATTAAAAATTGCAAATATGCCACACATACCTTAAATTTCAAATTGCAAATTTCAAATATTAAAATAAATATCAAATCACAATTTGATGTATTAAAAATAATTAGATAGAAATTAGAAATTGGAACTGGAGTAAATTCCTGACTTTTAGTAATAACTTTGTCACAAAATTACTTTTGGATTTAATTATTACATTGTGGGCTAAGTCTGACCCAGAAGGTTTCCGCAGATGCTAACCAGCTTATGCTAGTTGTCCGACTTCCCTCGATAAACTCGGGACCTTCTTCCTCGTCTCCCCTAGATGAACTCGGGGCCTTGCGCTCGTGCTACTTTTATGCTCCTTTACCTCCTTTCGCGTTAATTACGCTACCATAGTACAATAATCTTACCATATGTTTGCACGAGCATTTTATACTACAACTCTCAAACCTTTTTTGTCCAAATTTATCACTATCGACCTAGACTATGTCATCTCTGGTTCGTTTTGGCAAATTGGTCGGCAAGTAGTCAACAACCTAACCTCTTTAGTGGTAGCAGTGTTAATGGCCCGACAGCTGAGCCAATCAGCGTATGGTACCTACAACTATTTAATGTCGGTGTTGGGAATTGTAGTTTTAGCTTCTTTACCTGGTATGAATGCGGCTGTGACCCAAGCTTCAGCCAAAAAAGAACCCAACATTTTACTGCCTGCTTTTTGGGACAAAGTTAAATGGAGTTTATTAGGCAGTTTAGCTACTTTAGCTTTGGCAATTTATTATTATTTCCAAAACCAGCCAGAACTAGTTTTTGGTTTGCTGGTTATGGCGCTTTTTTTCCCCATTCACTTTTCACCCCAACTCTATGAAGCTTTTTTGCACGGCAAAAAACGATTTAAAACTACTGCCATATATGAATCAATTTTTAATATTATTTTATGCTTACTTTTTGTTATTACTCTACAAATAAGCTCTAACCCAATTATCTTTTTTGCTATTTATGTGATTACCCAATCAGTGCTCAAACTATTTTTTCTTTACAAAACATACCAGCAATTTCCAGCCAAAGATAAAACTCGGCCCAAAACTATGATTGTTTATGGTCGACATTTAAGCGTTTTAAATGCTGTTAGCATTATTTCTTCACAAATTGATCGGATTTTGCTTTTTACTTTTTTAGGCCCGGCTCAATTAGCCATCTACTCTTTGGGTATTTTGCCGTTGGAAAAAGTCCTGCTGGTTTTTAGTAACATCACCGCCTTAGCTCTACCCAAGTTTGCCGAAAAAACCTTGGGTCAAATTAAACTCAGCTTGCCAAGGCGCATAGTAGAGCTCATGGTGGTTGGTGCTTTTAGCGTCATAGTGTATTGGTTACTGGCTCCTCCATTTTTTAAAATATTTTTCCCAAAATACATAAGCTCAATTACCATTTCCCAGCTGTCCATGCTGGCCCTTATTTTCCGTTTGCCGGCTCTCCTACTACAGGCTTTTGGTCAGGCAAAAGTCACTCTTTTTCCTAAAAACTTTTTATATGCAACCAGCGTTATTCCGCAAATTTTCTTTATCCTGATTTTGTACGCTGCCATCTTTTATTTTGGGCTCTTGGGAGCTATTTGGGCTCGGGTTTTGATTGCAGCTATTGTACTAGTTGTCGGACTTTTCAACTGGAATTATTTGATCCGAATCCGCAGTGATAACAGTCTATGAAAACTTTGCAAGTAGCCTATCGAATTCCTCCTGATGGTAGGGGTGGCTTAGAAAACCACACTATCCAAATTTGTAAAACCCTGGCTCAAAGCAAAAATCAAGAAGTGGTTTTATTTACCCTTAAAAAAACAAAGCTGGGAAAATTTGCCCTGGAAAAGAAACAGTCCAAAGGAGTTTTGATCTATAGATTACTAGTGCCAATTCCACACAACCGCTTTCAGTTCTTCTTGCAGACTTTGCTTTTCAAACCAATCCTATGCATGGCTTTTATAAAAATTTTACTAGTAGAAAAACCCAAGCTAGTTCATTTTCGCCATTTACTTGGTTTGAGTGGCTTGCTTCCGGTTATAACTAAAATCTTAGGTAAAAAAACCTGTTTAGACCTGATTGATTACTGGTATTTGTGCCCGGCTATTACCTACCCCTGTTATGGACAGCTAAGCTTTTGTAGCCAATACTGTTTTTGGCAACAGGAATTAACAGCTCTAGGATTAGTTGTTCAAAACATTCCCTTTTTAAAATACTCCTATGCTAGAGGTATGGTCATTTGGCACCAATATTATTGGCGTTTTATTATCAATCATGTTGTAGACATGGTTTTGACTAATTCTTTGCATATCCAAAAGTTCTATCGCCAACATGGTTTTACTGCTAACAAAGTTGTACCCTGTGGAATTCAACCTTTTAAAGCTTTAGCTAAAACCAATCAAAATAAGATAGTACTTGGCTTTATTGGGACAGTTTCCCAAGCTAAAGGAATTGAGATTTTGCTTAAAGCATTTGCAAAACTTAGCAATAAAAATGTCACATTAGCTATATATGGGCCTGCTACTTCCAACTATCAAACTCTGTTTCAAAGATCTAAAAAAATTAGGTATTATGGCCCTTATCAATTGCGCGATTTGCCGACAATGTTGGCTGGAATCGATATTTTAGTGGTTCCTTCGGTTTGGGAAGAACCTTATGGTTTAGTAGTTCAAGAAGCCTTAATGAGCCAAACAGTAACGGTGGTTTCTAAGATTGGTGGCCTAACTGAGCAAATTATCGAAGGTAAAAACGGCTTTTTATTTACAGCTGGTAATTATCAAAACTTAGCTCAAAAATTGGAGCCATTAATAACTCATTTTGAAAAAATTAAAAACAGTCTTGATTACACATTAAAACGCCGTAGTCTCGAGGATGAAACCAAGGATTTGATCAAGTATTATCAAAATATTATTGGGGATTCTGAAACAAGCTCAGAATGACATTAATCATGGGACACTTGCAGCAAAAATACACCACAAATTATTTCTTACAATTTGACCAAAAGGGTCGGAAAACCAATTATGGCGTGGTGGGTTTGGAAGATTTTTTGTTGGGTCAACCCAGACCTCAGGATCAAAGTATTTTACGCAAAATTGATTTTAAAAATAAAAAAGTTTTGGATATCGGTTTTGGCCGAGGTGAAGTCATTAAATATGCCAAAGAGCATGAAGCTAAAAAAGTTATTGGTGTTGATTTTTCTAAACCAGCTTATGAAATTGCCCTGAATTTTCTAGACATACATCAGATCGAAGCCAAACTTTACTGCCAGGACGCGCTTAATTTTATCCAAAATACTAAGCAGCGATTTGATATTGTCATCATGTTTGATGTAGTTGAGCATATCCCCCGCTCTGAACTAACTAGACTCCTTAAGGCTCTCAAACTAAAACTTGCCCAAAAATCAATTTTACTGATCAATACCCCAGTATTTGCCCTTGATAATGATGTGGCAAAAGATGGGCTGAAGGCTCAAAACTTTGAAGACACCGATGAGATCGCCGCTACCAAAGATCTGCATATCAATCGTTATACCAAAACTTCTCTTAAAACCTATCTTCATAGTTTTGGCTTTTTTCCACTGTCTGGCCATATTTTTGTTTACCATTTATCAGGTCAAAATTGGTTCAACCCAATTGGTCATAACTGGCGAGTGGCTGCCAGCCAAGATTACCCAGTTAATCCCACAGTTTGGTACAAAAAAGAAGTTTATGAATATGCTTACTCCAGAAAACAAAAACGCTTGGAAAATAAAAAACTAAGTAACAAACTTCTCAGCTTTCCTAAGTGGTTTGTCAAAGCTTGTCTTTACCGCCTTGATTACCGGACAGCTGAGGAAAAACGGCGAGCTCAAATTCAGACACTGCCGATCCTTTATGGGCCCAAGCGTGGCCAAAAAATTAGCGGCAATGTCTTTACCGATCTTAAATTCCAGAAGCAACTTCTTGGTCTTCGAAAATAGTGTCATTCTGAGAAACGTAGTGACGAAGAATTTTTTTTTAGATCCTTCGTCTCCGTTTGCGACGGTTTCCCTCAGGATGATACAAAGAAAAAAGTACCACACATAATCTTGGGCTTGCAAAAAATCTCCAAAATCAGTATATAGATAGGTATATTGTTACTGCTGCCTAAGTAACCTGATACGTTATGGACACAACCAGTAAAACCTTGGAACTTCGAGTCAAAGATTTTCTCAAACAAATCAGTCTTAATGAAGCCACAATTAGCACTATTTTGGGTGGTCTAGTAGTAGTGATTGTAGCTTTGCTGATTTATAACTATGTCAAACAGCTAGGCACAGAAGCCCAGATCAGTAATACAGCTGCCAGCACTAGCAATGAAGAGCTTATAAAGCTACAGGCTGGTAGCAACACGTACAAAGTCCAAGCCGGTGAAGGCCTTTGGCAGATTGCTGAAAAAGAATATGGTAATGGGGAGTTTTGGACCGATATTGCTCAAGCCAACTTATTGGACAATCCTGATTTTGTTGAACCTGGCCAAATCTTAGTCTTGCCTCAAGTTGATAAATCCAAATTTGGGCAAATCTTATCAGCATCTTCCACCCAAAAACTGACTAGCAATACTTATACCGTTCAGTTAGGTGATGATCTTTACAATATTTCAATCAAGGCTTATGGTACTGGCGAACGCTTCATGGAAATAGCTCAAGCCAATAATTTAGCTTCTCCTGATTATTTGGAAGTCGGTCAGGTCCTGACAATTCCCAGAAATTAACGGTATAATAAAAAATTGAAATGCGGGTATAGTATATCGGTATTATGCTACCTTCCCAAGGTAGAGAGACGGGTTCGACTCCCGTTACCCGCTCAAAAGAAAAAAACAAATTTTGAGAATTATTTTACATATTTAGAGGCATTACTTGTATATGACCACTTGTTGGGCAAGTGTCCTGGGTGGGTGTAATAGAAAGTCCCAAGAACATATAGTTTCCAGAAATATAATAAAAAAATTGGAAGTAAAAAATACTATTTCAATTTTTGGCGCTCCATGGAATGAATGTGGAGTAACTCATCTTAACCCATCATCTTTAACTTCAGGTATATTGTGCAGAAAACATAATCAAATGTTATCTGAGGTTGACTTAGAGGCAGGAAAATTATCTACCATACTAAACGATATCTTTATTATT is a genomic window containing:
- a CDS encoding class I SAM-dependent methyltransferase → MGHLQQKYTTNYFLQFDQKGRKTNYGVVGLEDFLLGQPRPQDQSILRKIDFKNKKVLDIGFGRGEVIKYAKEHEAKKVIGVDFSKPAYEIALNFLDIHQIEAKLYCQDALNFIQNTKQRFDIVIMFDVVEHIPRSELTRLLKALKLKLAQKSILLINTPVFALDNDVAKDGLKAQNFEDTDEIAATKDLHINRYTKTSLKTYLHSFGFFPLSGHIFVYHLSGQNWFNPIGHNWRVAASQDYPVNPTVWYKKEVYEYAYSRKQKRLENKKLSNKLLSFPKWFVKACLYRLDYRTAEEKRRAQIQTLPILYGPKRGQKISGNVFTDLKFQKQLLGLRK
- a CDS encoding LysM peptidoglycan-binding domain-containing protein, which gives rise to MDTTSKTLELRVKDFLKQISLNEATISTILGGLVVVIVALLIYNYVKQLGTEAQISNTAASTSNEELIKLQAGSNTYKVQAGEGLWQIAEKEYGNGEFWTDIAQANLLDNPDFVEPGQILVLPQVDKSKFGQILSASSTQKLTSNTYTVQLGDDLYNISIKAYGTGERFMEIAQANNLASPDYLEVGQVLTIPRN
- a CDS encoding oligosaccharide flippase family protein; the protein is MFARAFYTTTLKPFLSKFITIDLDYVISGSFWQIGRQVVNNLTSLVVAVLMARQLSQSAYGTYNYLMSVLGIVVLASLPGMNAAVTQASAKKEPNILLPAFWDKVKWSLLGSLATLALAIYYYFQNQPELVFGLLVMALFFPIHFSPQLYEAFLHGKKRFKTTAIYESIFNIILCLLFVITLQISSNPIIFFAIYVITQSVLKLFFLYKTYQQFPAKDKTRPKTMIVYGRHLSVLNAVSIISSQIDRILLFTFLGPAQLAIYSLGILPLEKVLLVFSNITALALPKFAEKTLGQIKLSLPRRIVELMVVGAFSVIVYWLLAPPFFKIFFPKYISSITISQLSMLALIFRLPALLLQAFGQAKVTLFPKNFLYATSVIPQIFFILILYAAIFYFGLLGAIWARVLIAAIVLVVGLFNWNYLIRIRSDNSL
- a CDS encoding glycosyltransferase family 4 protein, whose amino-acid sequence is MKTLQVAYRIPPDGRGGLENHTIQICKTLAQSKNQEVVLFTLKKTKLGKFALEKKQSKGVLIYRLLVPIPHNRFQFFLQTLLFKPILCMAFIKILLVEKPKLVHFRHLLGLSGLLPVITKILGKKTCLDLIDYWYLCPAITYPCYGQLSFCSQYCFWQQELTALGLVVQNIPFLKYSYARGMVIWHQYYWRFIINHVVDMVLTNSLHIQKFYRQHGFTANKVVPCGIQPFKALAKTNQNKIVLGFIGTVSQAKGIEILLKAFAKLSNKNVTLAIYGPATSNYQTLFQRSKKIRYYGPYQLRDLPTMLAGIDILVVPSVWEEPYGLVVQEALMSQTVTVVSKIGGLTEQIIEGKNGFLFTAGNYQNLAQKLEPLITHFEKIKNSLDYTLKRRSLEDETKDLIKYYQNIIGDSETSSE
- the glmS gene encoding glutamine--fructose-6-phosphate transaminase (isomerizing), which produces MCGIFAIFNDSKSQAGQTVLTGLKALEYRGYDSWGLAVLQNGKLKYEKHVGKIGQAETKYPQGHIALGHTRWATHGGVTITNAHPHFDCRGRIAVVHNGMVENYNQLKAGLEKQGHNFTSQSDTEVIAHLIEEQLKHKPDFVTATLESFIKLQGSNAIVVFDTQSKQLIGCRDGSPLLLGINGKEQFLASDQNALAGKAKEVVYLDDGEAVVISENEVVYFKVADKKPIQKKKQANHLGNQKIAKEGYRHFFIKEVNEQATILPKIAKSEGKTYQLAAQQIKKADQVLLTGCGTAYHCALLGEYLLAKQGAFGRAYMAHECRSFLDFTTEKSVIIAFSQSGETADVLLAIKAAKKKGAKVIALVNAQGSTLQRLADLTIPVAAGPEIAVVSTKAFTSQLAHMVRITQYLNGKFQLSDFSKISSFLQAKQMNQLQSLAKKLAKNHHIFVIGKDLNYPAALEFALKIKETSYIHAEAFAAGELKHGVISLIEKGTPIFVLANFDQYFSEICSSAAQVKARGGQVIGVGPKNSVEFDTWIQTPDLGELSVFGNIMVGQLLGYYLGLERGADPDKPRNLAKSVTVK